In a genomic window of Papilio machaon chromosome 4, ilPapMach1.1, whole genome shotgun sequence:
- the LOC106718381 gene encoding armadillo segment polarity protein isoform X2, which translates to MSYQIPSSQSRTMSHSSYGGSDVPMAPSKEQQTLMWQQNSYLVDSGINSGAATQVPSLTGKEDDEMEGDQLMFDLDQGFAQGFTQEQVDDMNQQLSQTRSQRVRAAMFPETLEEGIEIPSTQLDPAQPTAVQRLAEPSQMLKHAVVNLINYQDDADLATRAIPELIKLLNDEDQVVVSQAAMMVHQLSKKEASRHAIMNSPQMVAALVRAISNSNDLETTKGAVGTLHNLSHHRQGLLAIFKSGGIPALVKLLSSPVESVLFYAITTLHNLLLHQDGSKMAVRLAGGLQKMVALLQRNNVKFLAIVTDCLQILAYGNQESKLIILASQGPIELVRIMRSYDYEKLLWTTSRVLKVLSVCSSNKPAIVEAGGMQALAMHLGNPSGRLVQNCLWTLRNLSDAATKVEGLEALLQSLVQVLASTDVNIVTCAAGILSNLTCNNQRNKVTVCQAGGVDALVRTVVSAGDREEITEPAVCALRHLTSRHLDSEMAQNAVRLHYGLPVIVKLLQPPSRWPLVKAVVGLVRNLALCPANHAPLREHGAVHHLVRLLMRAFNDTQRQRSSVSGGGGGGGAGGAYADGVRMEEIVEGAVGALHILAREGLNRQLIRQQNVIPIFVQLLFNEIENIQRVAAGVLCELAADKEGAEMIEAEGATAPLTELLHSRNEGVATYAAAVLFRMSEDKPHDYKKRLSMELTNSLFRDDHQMWPNDLAMQPDLQDMLGPEQGYEGLYGTRPSFHQQGYDQIPIDSMQGLEIGSGFGMEMDIGETETGDGGGADLAFPEPPHDNNNVAAWYDTDL; encoded by the exons ATGAGCTATCAGATACCATCATCGCAAAGTCGCACAA TGTCGCACAGCAGCTATGGTGGGTCTGATGTGCCCATGGCACCAAGCAAAGAACAGCAGACTTTGATGTGGCAGCAGAACTCCTACTTGGTGGATTCTGGTATCAACTCCGGAGCAGCTACTCAG GTGCCATCACTTACTGGCAAGGAAGATGATGAGATGGAAGGAGACCAGCTTATGTTTGACCTGGATCAGGGCTTTGCTCAGGGTTTTACTCAGGAGCAAGTTGATG ATATGAACCAGCAGCTATCGCAGACACGCTCTCAGCGTGTCCGTGCTGCAATGTTCCCGGAGACTTTGGAGGAAGGCATAGAGATCCCTTCCACTCAGCTGGATCCAGCTCAGCCGACTGCAGTTCAACGTCTTGCTGAGCCCTCGCAGATGCTCAAGCATGCCGTTGTCAACCTAATCAACTATCAGGATGATGCAGATTTGGCTACCAG GGCTATACCTGAGTTGATCAAGCTCTTGAATGATGAAGATCAAGTGGTTGTCTCCCAGGCTGCAATGATGGTGCACCAACTCTCCAAGAAGGAGGCTTCCCGTCATGCCATCATGAACTCGCCCCAGATGGTCGCTGCTTTAGTGCGCGCAATCTCCAACAGCAATGATCTTGAAACCACCAAAGGTGCTGTCGGAACCCTGCATAACTTGTCTCATCACCGTCAGGGTCTTTTAGCGATTTTCAAGAGCGGCGGAATACCAGCTCTGGTTAAGCTTTTGAGCTCTCCTGTTGAATCTGTTCTGTTCTATGCCATCACCACTTTGCACAATCTTTTGCTGCACCAAGACGGTTCCAAGATGGCAGTTCGTTTGGCTGGTGGCCTGCAGAAGATGGTAGCTTTGCTGCAAAGGAACAATGTCAAGTTTCTGGCCATTGTAACTGACTGTCTTCAGATCCTGGCATATGGGAATCAAGAGTCCAAACTGATTATTCTAGCCTCTCAAGGTCCGATCGAATTAGTGCGTATCATGCGCTCGTACGATTATGAAAAGCTACTGTGGACTACCTCCAGAGTTTTGAag GTTCTGTCTGTGTGCTCGAGCAACAAGCCGGCGATTGTGGAGGCTGGAGGCATGCAGGCGCTGGCCATGCACCTCGGCAACCCGAGTGGTCGCCTCGTACAGAACTGTCTTTGGACCCTCAGGAACCTCTCTGATGCTGCTACTAAG GTGGAGGGTCTGGAGGCTCTGCTGCAGAGCCTGGTGCAGGTGCTGGCGTCCACTGACGTCAACATCGTGACTTGCGCTGCGGGCATTCTCTCCAACTTGACCTGCAACAATCAGCGCAATaag GTGACAGTGTGCCAGGCTGGAGGTGTGGACGCGCTGGTGAGGACTGTGGTGTCGGCAGGTGACCGCGAGGAGATCACGGAGCCAGCAGTATGCGCGCTGCGTCATCTCACCTCCAGACATCTGGATAGCGAGATGGCGCAGAATGCTGTACGCCTGCATTACGGATTGCCG GTGATAGTGAAGCTGCTGCAGCCGCCATCGCGCTGGCCGCTGGTGAAGGCGGTGGTGGGGCTGGTGCGCAACCTGGCGCTCTGCCCCGCCAACCACGCGCCTCTCCGCGAGCACGGCGCTGTGCACCATCTCGTGCGCCTTCTCATGCGCGCTTTCAACGATACTCAGAGA CAACGGTCGTCAGTGTCGGGTGGTGGGGGTGGTGGTGGTGCAGGAGGGGCCTACGCGGATGGTGTGCGCATGGAGGAGATAGTGGAGGGTGCGGTGGGCGCTCTGCACATCCTAGCGCGTGAGGGTCTCAATCGCCAACTCATCCGCCAGCAGAACGTCATACCCATCTTTGTGCAGCTGCTCTTcaatgaaattgaaaacataCAG CGTGTGGCGGCCGGAGTGCTGTGCGAGCTGGCGGCTGACAAGGAGGGTGCAGAGATGATAGAGGCTGAGGGTGCCACCGCACCGCTCACTGAACTGCTGCATTCACGTAATGAAG GAGTAGCTACGTACGCAGCGGCTGTACTGTTCCGCATGTCAGAGGACAAGCCGCATGACTACAAGAAGCGGCTCTCAATGGAGCTCACCAACTCACTGTTCCGCGATGATCATCAGATGTGGCCCAATGATCTCGCCATGCAGCCTGACTTGCAG GATATGCTGGGCCCGGAGCAAGGATACGAAGGCTTGTATGGCACTAGACCATCGTTTCACCAGCAAG GCTACGATCAGATCCCGATAGACTCGATGCAGGGCTTAGAGATCGGCAGCGGCTTCGGCATGGAAATGGACATCGGGGAGACGGAGACTGGCGATGGTGGAGGAGCAGATCTCGCCTTCCCCGAGCCACCGCACGACAACAACAACGTCGCCGCCTGGTACGACACCGACCTGTAA
- the LOC106718381 gene encoding armadillo segment polarity protein isoform X4 — protein sequence MSYQIPSSQSRTMSHSSYGGSDVPMAPSKEQQTLMWQQNSYLVDSGINSGAATQVPSLTGKEDDEMEGDQLMFDLDQGFAQGFTQEQVDDMNQQLSQTRSQRVRAAMFPETLEEGIEIPSTQLDPAQPTAVQRLAEPSQMLKHAVVNLINYQDDADLATRAIPELIKLLNDEDQVVVSQAAMMVHQLSKKEASRHAIMNSPQMVAALVRAISNSNDLETTKGAVGTLHNLSHHRQGLLAIFKSGGIPALVKLLSSPVESVLFYAITTLHNLLLHQDGSKMAVRLAGGLQKMVALLQRNNVKFLAIVTDCLQILAYGNQESKLIILASQGPIELVRIMRSYDYEKLLWTTSRVLKVLSVCSSNKPAIVEAGGMQALAMHLGNPSGRLVQNCLWTLRNLSDAATKVEGLEALLQSLVQVLASTDVNIVTCAAGILSNLTCNNQRNKVTVCQAGGVDALVRTVVSAGDREEITEPAVCALRHLTSRHLDSEMAQNAVRLHYGLPVIVKLLQPPSRWPLVKAVVGLVRNLALCPANHAPLREHGAVHHLVRLLMRAFNDTQRQRSSVSGGGGGGGAGGAYADGVRMEEIVEGAVGALHILAREGLNRQLIRQQNVIPIFVQLLFNEIENIQRVAAGVLCELAADKEGAEMIEAEGATAPLTELLHSRNEGVATYAAAVLFRMSEDKPHDYKKRLSMELTNSLFRDDHQMWPNDLAMQPDLQDMLGPEQGYEGLYGTRPSFHQQA from the exons ATGAGCTATCAGATACCATCATCGCAAAGTCGCACAA TGTCGCACAGCAGCTATGGTGGGTCTGATGTGCCCATGGCACCAAGCAAAGAACAGCAGACTTTGATGTGGCAGCAGAACTCCTACTTGGTGGATTCTGGTATCAACTCCGGAGCAGCTACTCAG GTGCCATCACTTACTGGCAAGGAAGATGATGAGATGGAAGGAGACCAGCTTATGTTTGACCTGGATCAGGGCTTTGCTCAGGGTTTTACTCAGGAGCAAGTTGATG ATATGAACCAGCAGCTATCGCAGACACGCTCTCAGCGTGTCCGTGCTGCAATGTTCCCGGAGACTTTGGAGGAAGGCATAGAGATCCCTTCCACTCAGCTGGATCCAGCTCAGCCGACTGCAGTTCAACGTCTTGCTGAGCCCTCGCAGATGCTCAAGCATGCCGTTGTCAACCTAATCAACTATCAGGATGATGCAGATTTGGCTACCAG GGCTATACCTGAGTTGATCAAGCTCTTGAATGATGAAGATCAAGTGGTTGTCTCCCAGGCTGCAATGATGGTGCACCAACTCTCCAAGAAGGAGGCTTCCCGTCATGCCATCATGAACTCGCCCCAGATGGTCGCTGCTTTAGTGCGCGCAATCTCCAACAGCAATGATCTTGAAACCACCAAAGGTGCTGTCGGAACCCTGCATAACTTGTCTCATCACCGTCAGGGTCTTTTAGCGATTTTCAAGAGCGGCGGAATACCAGCTCTGGTTAAGCTTTTGAGCTCTCCTGTTGAATCTGTTCTGTTCTATGCCATCACCACTTTGCACAATCTTTTGCTGCACCAAGACGGTTCCAAGATGGCAGTTCGTTTGGCTGGTGGCCTGCAGAAGATGGTAGCTTTGCTGCAAAGGAACAATGTCAAGTTTCTGGCCATTGTAACTGACTGTCTTCAGATCCTGGCATATGGGAATCAAGAGTCCAAACTGATTATTCTAGCCTCTCAAGGTCCGATCGAATTAGTGCGTATCATGCGCTCGTACGATTATGAAAAGCTACTGTGGACTACCTCCAGAGTTTTGAag GTTCTGTCTGTGTGCTCGAGCAACAAGCCGGCGATTGTGGAGGCTGGAGGCATGCAGGCGCTGGCCATGCACCTCGGCAACCCGAGTGGTCGCCTCGTACAGAACTGTCTTTGGACCCTCAGGAACCTCTCTGATGCTGCTACTAAG GTGGAGGGTCTGGAGGCTCTGCTGCAGAGCCTGGTGCAGGTGCTGGCGTCCACTGACGTCAACATCGTGACTTGCGCTGCGGGCATTCTCTCCAACTTGACCTGCAACAATCAGCGCAATaag GTGACAGTGTGCCAGGCTGGAGGTGTGGACGCGCTGGTGAGGACTGTGGTGTCGGCAGGTGACCGCGAGGAGATCACGGAGCCAGCAGTATGCGCGCTGCGTCATCTCACCTCCAGACATCTGGATAGCGAGATGGCGCAGAATGCTGTACGCCTGCATTACGGATTGCCG GTGATAGTGAAGCTGCTGCAGCCGCCATCGCGCTGGCCGCTGGTGAAGGCGGTGGTGGGGCTGGTGCGCAACCTGGCGCTCTGCCCCGCCAACCACGCGCCTCTCCGCGAGCACGGCGCTGTGCACCATCTCGTGCGCCTTCTCATGCGCGCTTTCAACGATACTCAGAGA CAACGGTCGTCAGTGTCGGGTGGTGGGGGTGGTGGTGGTGCAGGAGGGGCCTACGCGGATGGTGTGCGCATGGAGGAGATAGTGGAGGGTGCGGTGGGCGCTCTGCACATCCTAGCGCGTGAGGGTCTCAATCGCCAACTCATCCGCCAGCAGAACGTCATACCCATCTTTGTGCAGCTGCTCTTcaatgaaattgaaaacataCAG CGTGTGGCGGCCGGAGTGCTGTGCGAGCTGGCGGCTGACAAGGAGGGTGCAGAGATGATAGAGGCTGAGGGTGCCACCGCACCGCTCACTGAACTGCTGCATTCACGTAATGAAG GAGTAGCTACGTACGCAGCGGCTGTACTGTTCCGCATGTCAGAGGACAAGCCGCATGACTACAAGAAGCGGCTCTCAATGGAGCTCACCAACTCACTGTTCCGCGATGATCATCAGATGTGGCCCAATGATCTCGCCATGCAGCCTGACTTGCAG GATATGCTGGGCCCGGAGCAAGGATACGAAGGCTTGTATGGCACTAGACCATCGTTTCACCAGCAAG CTTAA
- the LOC106718381 gene encoding armadillo segment polarity protein isoform X3 produces the protein MSYQIPSSQSRTMSHSSYGGSDVPMAPSKEQQTLMWQQNSYLVDSGINSGAATQVPSLTGKEDDEMEGDQLMFDLDQGFAQGFTQEQVDDMNQQLSQTRSQRVRAAMFPETLEEGIEIPSTQLDPAQPTAVQRLAEPSQMLKHAVVNLINYQDDADLATRAIPELIKLLNDEDQVVVSQAAMMVHQLSKKEASRHAIMNSPQMVAALVRAISNSNDLETTKGAVGTLHNLSHHRQGLLAIFKSGGIPALVKLLSSPVESVLFYAITTLHNLLLHQDGSKMAVRLAGGLQKMVALLQRNNVKFLAIVTDCLQILAYGNQESKLIILASQGPIELVRIMRSYDYEKLLWTTSRVLKVLSVCSSNKPAIVEAGGMQALAMHLGNPSGRLVQNCLWTLRNLSDAATKVEGLEALLQSLVQVLASTDVNIVTCAAGILSNLTCNNQRNKVTVCQAGGVDALVRTVVSAGDREEITEPAVCALRHLTSRHLDSEMAQNAVRLHYGLPVIVKLLQPPSRWPLVKAVVGLVRNLALCPANHAPLREHGAVHHLVRLLMRAFNDTQRQRSSVSGGGGGGGAGGAYADGVRMEEIVEGAVGALHILAREGLNRQLIRQQNVIPIFVQLLFNEIENIQRVAAGVLCELAADKEGAEMIEAEGATAPLTELLHSRNEATYAAAVLFRMSEDKPHDYKKRLSMELTNSLFRDDHQMWPNDLAMQPDLQDMLGPEQGYEGLYGTRPSFHQQAGYDQIPIDSMQGLEIGSGFGMEMDIGETETGDGGGADLAFPEPPHDNNNVAAWYDTDL, from the exons ATGAGCTATCAGATACCATCATCGCAAAGTCGCACAA TGTCGCACAGCAGCTATGGTGGGTCTGATGTGCCCATGGCACCAAGCAAAGAACAGCAGACTTTGATGTGGCAGCAGAACTCCTACTTGGTGGATTCTGGTATCAACTCCGGAGCAGCTACTCAG GTGCCATCACTTACTGGCAAGGAAGATGATGAGATGGAAGGAGACCAGCTTATGTTTGACCTGGATCAGGGCTTTGCTCAGGGTTTTACTCAGGAGCAAGTTGATG ATATGAACCAGCAGCTATCGCAGACACGCTCTCAGCGTGTCCGTGCTGCAATGTTCCCGGAGACTTTGGAGGAAGGCATAGAGATCCCTTCCACTCAGCTGGATCCAGCTCAGCCGACTGCAGTTCAACGTCTTGCTGAGCCCTCGCAGATGCTCAAGCATGCCGTTGTCAACCTAATCAACTATCAGGATGATGCAGATTTGGCTACCAG GGCTATACCTGAGTTGATCAAGCTCTTGAATGATGAAGATCAAGTGGTTGTCTCCCAGGCTGCAATGATGGTGCACCAACTCTCCAAGAAGGAGGCTTCCCGTCATGCCATCATGAACTCGCCCCAGATGGTCGCTGCTTTAGTGCGCGCAATCTCCAACAGCAATGATCTTGAAACCACCAAAGGTGCTGTCGGAACCCTGCATAACTTGTCTCATCACCGTCAGGGTCTTTTAGCGATTTTCAAGAGCGGCGGAATACCAGCTCTGGTTAAGCTTTTGAGCTCTCCTGTTGAATCTGTTCTGTTCTATGCCATCACCACTTTGCACAATCTTTTGCTGCACCAAGACGGTTCCAAGATGGCAGTTCGTTTGGCTGGTGGCCTGCAGAAGATGGTAGCTTTGCTGCAAAGGAACAATGTCAAGTTTCTGGCCATTGTAACTGACTGTCTTCAGATCCTGGCATATGGGAATCAAGAGTCCAAACTGATTATTCTAGCCTCTCAAGGTCCGATCGAATTAGTGCGTATCATGCGCTCGTACGATTATGAAAAGCTACTGTGGACTACCTCCAGAGTTTTGAag GTTCTGTCTGTGTGCTCGAGCAACAAGCCGGCGATTGTGGAGGCTGGAGGCATGCAGGCGCTGGCCATGCACCTCGGCAACCCGAGTGGTCGCCTCGTACAGAACTGTCTTTGGACCCTCAGGAACCTCTCTGATGCTGCTACTAAG GTGGAGGGTCTGGAGGCTCTGCTGCAGAGCCTGGTGCAGGTGCTGGCGTCCACTGACGTCAACATCGTGACTTGCGCTGCGGGCATTCTCTCCAACTTGACCTGCAACAATCAGCGCAATaag GTGACAGTGTGCCAGGCTGGAGGTGTGGACGCGCTGGTGAGGACTGTGGTGTCGGCAGGTGACCGCGAGGAGATCACGGAGCCAGCAGTATGCGCGCTGCGTCATCTCACCTCCAGACATCTGGATAGCGAGATGGCGCAGAATGCTGTACGCCTGCATTACGGATTGCCG GTGATAGTGAAGCTGCTGCAGCCGCCATCGCGCTGGCCGCTGGTGAAGGCGGTGGTGGGGCTGGTGCGCAACCTGGCGCTCTGCCCCGCCAACCACGCGCCTCTCCGCGAGCACGGCGCTGTGCACCATCTCGTGCGCCTTCTCATGCGCGCTTTCAACGATACTCAGAGA CAACGGTCGTCAGTGTCGGGTGGTGGGGGTGGTGGTGGTGCAGGAGGGGCCTACGCGGATGGTGTGCGCATGGAGGAGATAGTGGAGGGTGCGGTGGGCGCTCTGCACATCCTAGCGCGTGAGGGTCTCAATCGCCAACTCATCCGCCAGCAGAACGTCATACCCATCTTTGTGCAGCTGCTCTTcaatgaaattgaaaacataCAG CGTGTGGCGGCCGGAGTGCTGTGCGAGCTGGCGGCTGACAAGGAGGGTGCAGAGATGATAGAGGCTGAGGGTGCCACCGCACCGCTCACTGAACTGCTGCATTCACGTAATGAAG CTACGTACGCAGCGGCTGTACTGTTCCGCATGTCAGAGGACAAGCCGCATGACTACAAGAAGCGGCTCTCAATGGAGCTCACCAACTCACTGTTCCGCGATGATCATCAGATGTGGCCCAATGATCTCGCCATGCAGCCTGACTTGCAG GATATGCTGGGCCCGGAGCAAGGATACGAAGGCTTGTATGGCACTAGACCATCGTTTCACCAGCAAG cagGCTACGATCAGATCCCGATAGACTCGATGCAGGGCTTAGAGATCGGCAGCGGCTTCGGCATGGAAATGGACATCGGGGAGACGGAGACTGGCGATGGTGGAGGAGCAGATCTCGCCTTCCCCGAGCCACCGCACGACAACAACAACGTCGCCGCCTGGTACGACACCGACCTGTAA
- the LOC106718381 gene encoding armadillo segment polarity protein isoform X1: MSYQIPSSQSRTMSHSSYGGSDVPMAPSKEQQTLMWQQNSYLVDSGINSGAATQVPSLTGKEDDEMEGDQLMFDLDQGFAQGFTQEQVDDMNQQLSQTRSQRVRAAMFPETLEEGIEIPSTQLDPAQPTAVQRLAEPSQMLKHAVVNLINYQDDADLATRAIPELIKLLNDEDQVVVSQAAMMVHQLSKKEASRHAIMNSPQMVAALVRAISNSNDLETTKGAVGTLHNLSHHRQGLLAIFKSGGIPALVKLLSSPVESVLFYAITTLHNLLLHQDGSKMAVRLAGGLQKMVALLQRNNVKFLAIVTDCLQILAYGNQESKLIILASQGPIELVRIMRSYDYEKLLWTTSRVLKVLSVCSSNKPAIVEAGGMQALAMHLGNPSGRLVQNCLWTLRNLSDAATKVEGLEALLQSLVQVLASTDVNIVTCAAGILSNLTCNNQRNKVTVCQAGGVDALVRTVVSAGDREEITEPAVCALRHLTSRHLDSEMAQNAVRLHYGLPVIVKLLQPPSRWPLVKAVVGLVRNLALCPANHAPLREHGAVHHLVRLLMRAFNDTQRQRSSVSGGGGGGGAGGAYADGVRMEEIVEGAVGALHILAREGLNRQLIRQQNVIPIFVQLLFNEIENIQRVAAGVLCELAADKEGAEMIEAEGATAPLTELLHSRNEGVATYAAAVLFRMSEDKPHDYKKRLSMELTNSLFRDDHQMWPNDLAMQPDLQDMLGPEQGYEGLYGTRPSFHQQAGYDQIPIDSMQGLEIGSGFGMEMDIGETETGDGGGADLAFPEPPHDNNNVAAWYDTDL, encoded by the exons ATGAGCTATCAGATACCATCATCGCAAAGTCGCACAA TGTCGCACAGCAGCTATGGTGGGTCTGATGTGCCCATGGCACCAAGCAAAGAACAGCAGACTTTGATGTGGCAGCAGAACTCCTACTTGGTGGATTCTGGTATCAACTCCGGAGCAGCTACTCAG GTGCCATCACTTACTGGCAAGGAAGATGATGAGATGGAAGGAGACCAGCTTATGTTTGACCTGGATCAGGGCTTTGCTCAGGGTTTTACTCAGGAGCAAGTTGATG ATATGAACCAGCAGCTATCGCAGACACGCTCTCAGCGTGTCCGTGCTGCAATGTTCCCGGAGACTTTGGAGGAAGGCATAGAGATCCCTTCCACTCAGCTGGATCCAGCTCAGCCGACTGCAGTTCAACGTCTTGCTGAGCCCTCGCAGATGCTCAAGCATGCCGTTGTCAACCTAATCAACTATCAGGATGATGCAGATTTGGCTACCAG GGCTATACCTGAGTTGATCAAGCTCTTGAATGATGAAGATCAAGTGGTTGTCTCCCAGGCTGCAATGATGGTGCACCAACTCTCCAAGAAGGAGGCTTCCCGTCATGCCATCATGAACTCGCCCCAGATGGTCGCTGCTTTAGTGCGCGCAATCTCCAACAGCAATGATCTTGAAACCACCAAAGGTGCTGTCGGAACCCTGCATAACTTGTCTCATCACCGTCAGGGTCTTTTAGCGATTTTCAAGAGCGGCGGAATACCAGCTCTGGTTAAGCTTTTGAGCTCTCCTGTTGAATCTGTTCTGTTCTATGCCATCACCACTTTGCACAATCTTTTGCTGCACCAAGACGGTTCCAAGATGGCAGTTCGTTTGGCTGGTGGCCTGCAGAAGATGGTAGCTTTGCTGCAAAGGAACAATGTCAAGTTTCTGGCCATTGTAACTGACTGTCTTCAGATCCTGGCATATGGGAATCAAGAGTCCAAACTGATTATTCTAGCCTCTCAAGGTCCGATCGAATTAGTGCGTATCATGCGCTCGTACGATTATGAAAAGCTACTGTGGACTACCTCCAGAGTTTTGAag GTTCTGTCTGTGTGCTCGAGCAACAAGCCGGCGATTGTGGAGGCTGGAGGCATGCAGGCGCTGGCCATGCACCTCGGCAACCCGAGTGGTCGCCTCGTACAGAACTGTCTTTGGACCCTCAGGAACCTCTCTGATGCTGCTACTAAG GTGGAGGGTCTGGAGGCTCTGCTGCAGAGCCTGGTGCAGGTGCTGGCGTCCACTGACGTCAACATCGTGACTTGCGCTGCGGGCATTCTCTCCAACTTGACCTGCAACAATCAGCGCAATaag GTGACAGTGTGCCAGGCTGGAGGTGTGGACGCGCTGGTGAGGACTGTGGTGTCGGCAGGTGACCGCGAGGAGATCACGGAGCCAGCAGTATGCGCGCTGCGTCATCTCACCTCCAGACATCTGGATAGCGAGATGGCGCAGAATGCTGTACGCCTGCATTACGGATTGCCG GTGATAGTGAAGCTGCTGCAGCCGCCATCGCGCTGGCCGCTGGTGAAGGCGGTGGTGGGGCTGGTGCGCAACCTGGCGCTCTGCCCCGCCAACCACGCGCCTCTCCGCGAGCACGGCGCTGTGCACCATCTCGTGCGCCTTCTCATGCGCGCTTTCAACGATACTCAGAGA CAACGGTCGTCAGTGTCGGGTGGTGGGGGTGGTGGTGGTGCAGGAGGGGCCTACGCGGATGGTGTGCGCATGGAGGAGATAGTGGAGGGTGCGGTGGGCGCTCTGCACATCCTAGCGCGTGAGGGTCTCAATCGCCAACTCATCCGCCAGCAGAACGTCATACCCATCTTTGTGCAGCTGCTCTTcaatgaaattgaaaacataCAG CGTGTGGCGGCCGGAGTGCTGTGCGAGCTGGCGGCTGACAAGGAGGGTGCAGAGATGATAGAGGCTGAGGGTGCCACCGCACCGCTCACTGAACTGCTGCATTCACGTAATGAAG GAGTAGCTACGTACGCAGCGGCTGTACTGTTCCGCATGTCAGAGGACAAGCCGCATGACTACAAGAAGCGGCTCTCAATGGAGCTCACCAACTCACTGTTCCGCGATGATCATCAGATGTGGCCCAATGATCTCGCCATGCAGCCTGACTTGCAG GATATGCTGGGCCCGGAGCAAGGATACGAAGGCTTGTATGGCACTAGACCATCGTTTCACCAGCAAG cagGCTACGATCAGATCCCGATAGACTCGATGCAGGGCTTAGAGATCGGCAGCGGCTTCGGCATGGAAATGGACATCGGGGAGACGGAGACTGGCGATGGTGGAGGAGCAGATCTCGCCTTCCCCGAGCCACCGCACGACAACAACAACGTCGCCGCCTGGTACGACACCGACCTGTAA